A window of the Isosphaera pallida ATCC 43644 genome harbors these coding sequences:
- a CDS encoding PulJ/GspJ family protein, translating to MVAIRRPPTPPILPNRGAPHRHRRGVTLVEMLVVVGLLTLMMSLIAVIFQGATQAVNVAQVTQDLDAQLRRLDALIRDDLEGATARFTPPLNPRDNLGYFEYGENEFADDQEEDTDDYIAFTAKAPPGRPFTGRLWVPIVPPATGFTPPGANATAVAAILERFMPITVTSEFAEIIYFMRWDVTTGTGKLYRRVLLIDPKRTEMYAAAVGPPSVLRPFGNALGPQPNSSLNTPGFYLWNLIRQAPVDTSLGLPQVEYLASWMGVNDLSVRPGPATTALVTTPDVFMPVGNTLGDLTDRHNRFMRPRFTDDYITNDGGAPAPDGKADDTNFDGLPDYYPTLYPGAPNVRVPVGARNTLDAKPFPYIYRGMDVSKPGGVTLTSPLLSLPYANNRPEDLALRLNHAPLSFGESSRYGVPRNSWLGFPTWRETAVGQLSVAGGSPIPSPLAFHSLHPINDPNNTFGSTGSQVRGVSWEGLAVFPDRMFAATPQAQDQLLRGVWEDDLIMTGVRSFDVKALDPNIKLFDELSGGAFPNVASTYVDLGYADGFLDSVLGGLNGFQRLRIKNETFAHNGWTPPRIIDGVLDPNFPQNVGDNNTAIPRLCRVWDSWSTTYTRAPQYPLSVPDIAGLNQIPPAMPSYPAPYPQALRGIQINIRVVDPRESRVRSLTIRHDFSSKL from the coding sequence ATGGTTGCCATCCGCCGCCCCCCGACGCCGCCCATCCTCCCCAACCGCGGAGCGCCACATCGCCACCGCCGGGGCGTCACCCTGGTGGAAATGCTGGTGGTCGTGGGGTTGTTGACCCTCATGATGTCGCTGATCGCGGTGATCTTTCAGGGCGCGACCCAGGCGGTCAACGTGGCTCAGGTCACGCAAGACCTCGACGCCCAACTCCGCCGCCTCGACGCGCTGATCCGCGACGACCTCGAAGGGGCCACCGCGCGGTTCACCCCGCCGCTCAACCCCCGGGACAACCTCGGCTACTTCGAGTACGGCGAGAACGAGTTCGCCGACGACCAGGAAGAAGACACCGACGACTACATCGCCTTCACCGCCAAGGCCCCGCCGGGTCGTCCCTTCACTGGGCGGCTGTGGGTGCCGATCGTGCCGCCGGCCACCGGCTTCACCCCTCCCGGAGCCAACGCGACCGCCGTGGCAGCCATCCTCGAACGTTTCATGCCGATCACCGTCACCAGCGAGTTCGCCGAGATCATTTATTTCATGCGCTGGGATGTGACCACCGGGACCGGCAAACTCTATCGCCGCGTGCTGCTGATCGACCCCAAGCGGACCGAGATGTACGCCGCCGCGGTTGGTCCGCCCAGCGTGTTGCGGCCTTTCGGTAACGCGCTGGGACCGCAGCCCAACAGTTCGCTCAACACGCCGGGGTTCTACCTCTGGAACCTCATCCGTCAGGCTCCGGTGGACACCAGCCTCGGCCTGCCGCAGGTGGAGTATCTTGCGAGCTGGATGGGGGTCAACGACCTGTCGGTGCGGCCCGGCCCGGCCACCACGGCGCTGGTGACAACGCCCGATGTGTTCATGCCGGTGGGCAACACCCTGGGCGATCTGACCGACCGCCACAACCGCTTCATGCGTCCCCGCTTCACGGATGATTACATCACCAACGACGGCGGCGCTCCGGCTCCCGACGGCAAGGCGGACGACACGAACTTCGACGGCCTGCCCGACTATTACCCCACGCTTTATCCCGGCGCGCCAAATGTCCGGGTACCAGTGGGAGCGAGAAACACGTTGGACGCCAAGCCGTTCCCCTACATCTATCGCGGCATGGATGTGAGCAAACCCGGTGGGGTGACGCTCACCAGTCCTCTCCTGAGCTTGCCGTATGCGAATAATCGCCCGGAAGACCTCGCGTTACGCCTAAACCATGCTCCTTTATCCTTTGGGGAAAGTTCGCGATACGGAGTTCCCCGCAACTCCTGGCTCGGTTTCCCCACCTGGAGGGAAACCGCCGTGGGTCAATTGTCGGTGGCGGGTGGCAGTCCCATTCCCTCTCCGCTTGCTTTTCATTCGCTCCATCCGATCAACGACCCCAATAATACCTTTGGCTCGACAGGTTCCCAAGTGCGGGGGGTCTCCTGGGAGGGGCTCGCCGTCTTTCCCGACCGGATGTTCGCCGCTACTCCACAGGCTCAGGATCAACTGCTCCGAGGCGTCTGGGAAGACGACCTAATCATGACCGGCGTGCGGTCGTTCGACGTCAAGGCGCTCGATCCCAACATCAAACTGTTCGACGAACTTTCGGGCGGCGCGTTTCCCAACGTCGCCTCCACGTATGTCGATCTCGGTTACGCCGACGGCTTCCTTGATAGCGTGTTGGGTGGCCTCAACGGCTTTCAGCGCCTTCGGATCAAAAACGAAACCTTCGCCCACAACGGCTGGACCCCGCCGCGAATCATCGACGGCGTGTTGGACCCCAACTTCCCTCAGAACGTCGGCGACAACAACACGGCCATCCCCCGGCTGTGCCGGGTCTGGGATAGCTGGTCCACCACCTACACCCGCGCCCCTCAGTATCCCCTGAGTGTGCCGGACATCGCCGGTCTGAACCAGATTCCCCCCGCGATGCCCAGCTACCCCGCGCCTTATCCCCAAGCGCTTCGGGGCATTCAGATCAACATTCGCGTGGTCGATCCCCGCGAAAGCCGGGTGCGGAGCCTGACGATTCGTCACGACTTCTCGTCCAAGCTGTAA
- a CDS encoding redoxin family protein — protein MNRLSQRQRGWIIASLGCLIAVGWWSLTRGSADAAASNDTLPAIGAVVDAGTITFKDQWFLSRSLMDLEPAEIKVVVAVTEFCPLVKRYAPKLEMLFRTYRDRQVSMLALYVGPEASVPRMAAHAFEFGLTFPIGRDAEGVAAAALGLTRTPQVVVLNRENRIVYRGRIDDQYRVGGERPHMRTDDLRDAIEALLAGRAIANPETPADGCRITRPVALRLNPAPTYHGHIRPILQAHCVECHRNGGDAPFPLTTVGDARQHAETIAEVVAEERMPPWFADPRHTEFVNRRGLDPEEKSLLIAWCRGDRALGTPRESVEPSVPRSSEAVKTNDAESNSKPGNWTWRIGTPDLVIVQPFAHQLPATGFIDYKYVVFPYLFTHETWVDHVEITSDNPTVLHHANLACVPLGRKFEQEFFITGKVPGGDPMRLDPGIAYKIPAGSVLAIQIHYTTTGKPETCRLAIGLKYPRVKVQRQLHHQQVTTGRFLIPPGEPAHVVQSTRTIPFDAEGLGMFSHMHLRGKNMIFDAISPEGRRERLLVVPNYHFEWQQPYRWRPGTKRFPAGTVLEVTAQFDNSAFNPFNPDPSRAVGYGDQTYDEMMFGFVFYTRADEALDLTIDPKTGRVVWGPR, from the coding sequence ATGAATCGCCTCAGCCAACGCCAACGGGGATGGATCATCGCCAGCCTAGGATGTCTGATCGCGGTAGGGTGGTGGTCTTTGACACGGGGGAGCGCGGACGCCGCCGCATCAAACGACACGCTCCCGGCAATCGGCGCAGTGGTTGATGCGGGCACAATTACATTTAAGGACCAATGGTTTCTCAGTCGATCGCTGATGGATCTTGAACCGGCGGAAATCAAGGTGGTCGTTGCCGTTACGGAGTTTTGCCCGTTAGTCAAGCGATACGCCCCTAAACTGGAAATGCTGTTCCGAACCTATCGCGATCGCCAGGTGAGCATGTTAGCGCTCTATGTCGGTCCCGAAGCCTCCGTGCCCCGTATGGCCGCGCACGCTTTCGAATTTGGTCTGACCTTCCCGATCGGTCGGGACGCCGAGGGTGTCGCTGCCGCGGCGCTGGGGTTGACGCGCACGCCCCAGGTGGTCGTGTTGAATCGGGAGAACCGGATCGTCTATCGCGGACGCATCGACGACCAATACCGTGTGGGGGGAGAGCGTCCTCACATGCGAACTGACGACCTGCGCGACGCGATCGAGGCGTTGCTGGCCGGCCGCGCGATTGCCAACCCGGAAACGCCCGCCGACGGCTGCCGCATCACTCGCCCAGTTGCGCTAAGGTTGAACCCCGCACCCACCTACCACGGACACATCAGGCCGATCCTGCAAGCCCATTGCGTGGAGTGTCACCGAAACGGTGGCGACGCCCCGTTCCCGCTGACGACCGTCGGCGACGCCCGCCAGCACGCCGAGACCATCGCCGAGGTCGTGGCCGAGGAACGAATGCCTCCCTGGTTCGCCGACCCCCGGCACACTGAGTTCGTCAATCGGAGAGGTCTCGACCCGGAGGAAAAATCCCTTCTGATCGCCTGGTGTCGGGGTGATCGGGCGCTGGGAACCCCGCGCGAATCGGTCGAGCCGTCGGTTCCACGATCGTCCGAAGCCGTGAAGACCAACGACGCCGAAAGCAATTCGAAACCGGGCAATTGGACCTGGCGGATTGGCACGCCTGACCTGGTGATTGTTCAACCCTTCGCGCACCAGTTGCCCGCGACTGGTTTTATCGACTACAAATACGTCGTTTTCCCATATCTCTTCACTCATGAGACTTGGGTAGATCACGTGGAAATCACGTCGGACAACCCGACCGTGTTGCACCACGCCAATTTGGCCTGCGTGCCGCTGGGCCGCAAGTTCGAGCAGGAGTTTTTCATCACCGGCAAGGTACCCGGCGGCGACCCGATGCGGCTCGATCCGGGAATCGCCTACAAAATCCCAGCTGGGTCGGTGCTGGCGATTCAAATTCATTACACCACCACCGGCAAGCCGGAAACCTGTCGGCTGGCGATTGGTCTGAAATATCCACGGGTGAAGGTCCAACGGCAACTTCATCATCAACAGGTGACCACGGGGCGGTTCCTGATCCCGCCGGGCGAACCGGCGCACGTGGTCCAAAGCACGCGGACGATCCCGTTCGACGCCGAAGGGCTTGGCATGTTCTCGCATATGCACTTGCGTGGCAAGAACATGATCTTTGACGCCATATCGCCCGAGGGCCGGCGCGAGCGGCTGCTGGTGGTACCGAATTATCATTTTGAATGGCAGCAACCCTATCGCTGGCGTCCAGGGACCAAGCGGTTCCCTGCCGGGACAGTTTTGGAGGTGACCGCGCAGTTCGACAACTCGGCGTTCAACCCGTTCAATCCGGACCCCAGCCGCGCGGTGGGCTACGGCGATCAGACGTATGATGAGATGATGTTCGGCTTCGTCTTCTACACGCGGGCCGACGAGGCGCTCGACCTCACGATCGACCCCAAGACGGGCCGGGTGGTTTGGGGCCCGCGTTGA
- a CDS encoding DUF1559 family PulG-like putative transporter, with amino-acid sequence MPPRPRPSKPTRAGFTLVELLVVISIIAILIGLLLPAVNSAVESARQTKTLNNLRQLGIGLTSYASKKQVFPYAGVYASPASVVAAEGSGAGTTEIVPNAGNTVVNGRQVGAMYSWVVEILPEIDQQNLANQWSKNFSYTDLTPNPNQVVSNAQLATTFIPSLVSGRDDSAVGGGALSFVANGGFLRFPPVGTNPNDPNRVSAWWNVAPSGGTVQWQPTPITLGPPLNEFHNDTAVMTIGVAAPGGGVSPAPFNHRTRLSNITDGASQTLLLVENVFAGNSERTIDNPAYSWASPHPNLVMFTAPAPALYGSSPPNRALANDFANNPLMAINGGTRVGLSLSNPGGLQQFDYLDGHIPYPNSGHNGILPALFCDGSARRINESINGAVWSALITPRGGKLPVPFRETPVDLTELD; translated from the coding sequence ATGCCTCCGCGACCGCGACCCTCGAAACCGACCCGCGCGGGCTTCACCCTCGTGGAATTGCTGGTGGTCATCTCGATCATCGCCATTCTGATCGGCCTGCTGCTGCCGGCGGTCAACAGCGCGGTGGAGTCGGCCCGGCAAACCAAAACGCTCAACAACCTCCGCCAGTTGGGGATTGGCCTGACTTCCTACGCCTCGAAGAAACAGGTTTTCCCTTACGCGGGGGTTTATGCGAGTCCTGCCTCGGTGGTCGCCGCCGAGGGAAGCGGTGCCGGCACCACTGAGATCGTCCCCAACGCGGGCAACACGGTGGTCAACGGTCGGCAGGTCGGCGCGATGTATAGCTGGGTGGTCGAAATCCTTCCCGAAATCGACCAGCAAAACCTGGCCAATCAGTGGTCCAAAAACTTCAGTTACACCGACCTCACGCCCAACCCCAATCAGGTCGTCAGCAACGCCCAGCTCGCCACCACCTTCATCCCCAGCCTGGTCTCAGGCCGGGACGACAGCGCTGTGGGCGGCGGTGCGCTCTCGTTCGTGGCCAACGGCGGCTTTTTACGGTTCCCGCCAGTCGGAACCAACCCCAACGATCCCAACCGCGTCAGCGCTTGGTGGAATGTCGCACCGTCGGGCGGCACGGTGCAATGGCAGCCCACCCCAATCACGCTCGGGCCTCCGCTCAACGAGTTTCACAACGACACCGCGGTGATGACCATTGGTGTGGCCGCGCCCGGCGGCGGCGTCAGCCCCGCGCCGTTCAACCACCGTACCCGGTTGTCCAACATCACCGACGGAGCGAGCCAAACTCTGCTGCTGGTCGAAAACGTCTTCGCGGGCAACAGCGAACGCACAATCGACAATCCGGCCTACAGCTGGGCCTCGCCCCACCCCAACCTCGTCATGTTCACCGCGCCAGCCCCAGCGCTCTACGGTTCGAGTCCGCCCAACCGGGCGTTGGCCAACGACTTCGCTAACAACCCGCTCATGGCGATCAACGGCGGCACCCGTGTTGGCCTCAGTCTTAGCAACCCGGGCGGCTTGCAACAATTCGACTATCTCGACGGTCACATTCCCTATCCCAACAGCGGCCACAACGGGATTCTTCCCGCGCTCTTTTGCGATGGCTCGGCCAGGCGGATCAACGAATCGATCAACGGCGCAGTCTGGTCAGCCCTCATCACCCCCCGAGGCGGCAAGCTGCCCGTTCCCTTCCGCGAAACCCCGGTTGATCTCACCGAACTCGACTGA